In Sphingomonas sp. LT1P40, the following are encoded in one genomic region:
- a CDS encoding GspE/PulE family protein has protein sequence MNETLIVTETRPVTLPYSYARRSGVVLHPAAGGLECLHRPGAALDALLEVQRIAPDARFVAVSDAEFDTALAASYSGSGSAAAELDMGGMDLAALADSAAAVDDLLDTRDDSPVIRLINALLLEAVREGASDVHIETQEKRVVVRFRIDGVLRDRLEPQRALAPMLISRIKVMAKLDIAEKRVPQDGRVTLRIGGHDVDARVSTLPTQHGERVVMRLLEKGSLKLDLETLGMSERDRTVFARLLERPHGMLLVTGPTGSGKTTSLYAALHTLNDRKRNVMTVEDPIEYEMPGIGQTQVNSRTGMTFARGLRAILRQDPDVIMVGEIRDHETAEVAVRSAMTGHFVLSTLHTNSAVGSVTRLIDMGVERYLLAPMLVGLAAQRLVRRLCTTCRRADVASDGDSLMLNGALKPGEALWRAVGCDECTDGYRGRAGLYEVVPVDDAFQAMIHDGAAEADLEARARRDSPSLLDDGAEKVRAGLTTIEEVARVVREEA, from the coding sequence GGAGGTGCAGCGGATTGCGCCGGATGCGCGCTTCGTCGCCGTCAGCGATGCCGAGTTCGATACCGCGCTGGCGGCGTCCTATTCGGGCAGCGGATCGGCTGCGGCTGAGCTGGACATGGGGGGCATGGACCTGGCTGCGCTGGCGGACAGTGCAGCGGCGGTCGACGATCTACTCGACACACGCGACGATTCGCCAGTTATTCGCCTCATCAACGCATTGTTGCTGGAGGCGGTGAGAGAGGGGGCGTCGGACGTCCATATCGAGACGCAGGAAAAGCGCGTCGTGGTGCGGTTCCGCATCGACGGGGTGCTGCGCGACAGATTGGAGCCGCAGCGTGCGCTGGCCCCGATGCTGATCAGCCGGATCAAGGTGATGGCCAAGCTTGACATTGCCGAGAAGCGCGTGCCGCAGGACGGGCGGGTGACGCTGCGCATCGGCGGGCATGACGTGGATGCGCGTGTCTCGACCCTGCCGACGCAGCATGGCGAGCGGGTGGTGATGCGGTTGCTGGAGAAAGGCTCGCTTAAGCTCGATCTTGAGACGCTGGGGATGAGCGAGCGCGACCGGACTGTGTTTGCGCGGTTGCTGGAGCGGCCGCATGGGATGCTGCTGGTCACCGGACCGACCGGATCGGGCAAGACAACGAGCCTGTATGCGGCGCTCCACACGCTGAACGACCGCAAGCGCAATGTGATGACGGTGGAAGATCCGATCGAATATGAGATGCCGGGGATCGGGCAGACGCAGGTCAATTCGCGCACCGGCATGACGTTTGCGCGCGGACTGCGTGCGATTTTGCGGCAGGATCCGGACGTCATCATGGTCGGCGAAATCCGCGATCACGAGACGGCGGAAGTGGCGGTGCGATCGGCGATGACCGGGCATTTCGTGCTGTCGACGCTGCACACGAACAGCGCGGTGGGTTCGGTCACGCGGCTGATCGACATGGGGGTCGAGCGCTATCTGTTGGCCCCGATGCTGGTCGGGCTGGCGGCGCAGCGGCTGGTGCGTCGGCTGTGCACGACGTGTCGGCGTGCGGATGTGGCGAGCGACGGCGATTCGCTGATGCTGAATGGCGCGCTGAAGCCGGGCGAAGCGCTGTGGCGGGCCGTTGGCTGTGACGAATGCACCGATGGTTATCGCGGGCGGGCCGGGCTGTATGAGGTCGTGCCGGTAGACGATGCGTTTCAGGCAATGATCCATGACGGTGCGGCTGAAGCCGATCTGGAAGCGCGTGCGCGGCGCGATAGTCCGAGTTTGCTGGATGACGGGGCGGAAAAGGTTCGCGCGGGACTGACGACGATCGAAGAGGTCGCGCGAGTCGTGAGGGAAGAGGCCTAG
- a CDS encoding type II secretion system F family protein has protein sequence MANFAYRAADRAGAQKKGVVEAASPAAARAMLREQGLLPLVVEIAGEARSVGSIKLPTLGRKGMNARELATATRQISTLVGSDIPVEEALRLAASQSETQRVRGILMDVRAAILDGRSFASALNAHPKVFPEFYRASVAAGEASGKLTDVLNHLAHFVENRQANGQKLQLALMYPALLATVSLGVIVLLLVYVIPDIVKVFVSRGTDLPLLTRVLITVSAFLQDYGLYILLAGLVGFLVFGRWAAVPDNRLKIDRAFTERWPFKRFSRQINAARFAGSLATLVSSAVPLVDALHAAAAVTPNRWVRDKALGVAARVREGISLRSAMTEAGVFPLMLTAIVASGEASGQLGPALSRAADELDRELDAVTSTLVALVEPMVLLLMGGMVLMMVLAILLPIINLNDLVTL, from the coding sequence GTGGCCAATTTCGCCTATCGCGCGGCCGATCGGGCGGGTGCGCAGAAAAAAGGGGTGGTCGAGGCGGCCAGCCCTGCCGCCGCGCGGGCGATGTTGCGCGAACAGGGGTTGCTGCCGCTGGTCGTGGAGATTGCGGGGGAGGCACGGTCGGTGGGGAGCATCAAGCTGCCGACGCTGGGCCGCAAGGGCATGAATGCGCGCGAGCTCGCGACGGCGACGCGGCAGATTTCGACGCTGGTGGGATCGGACATTCCGGTCGAGGAAGCATTGCGGCTGGCGGCGAGCCAGTCGGAGACGCAGCGGGTGCGCGGCATATTGATGGACGTGCGTGCCGCCATTTTGGACGGGCGCAGCTTCGCCAGTGCGCTGAACGCGCATCCAAAGGTTTTTCCGGAATTCTATCGCGCATCGGTGGCGGCGGGGGAGGCATCCGGGAAACTGACCGATGTGCTCAATCACCTAGCCCATTTCGTCGAGAACCGGCAGGCGAACGGGCAGAAATTGCAGCTGGCGTTGATGTATCCGGCACTGCTGGCGACGGTGTCGCTGGGCGTAATCGTGTTGCTGCTGGTCTATGTGATTCCGGACATCGTGAAGGTGTTCGTGTCGCGCGGTACGGATTTGCCGTTGCTGACGCGGGTGTTGATCACGGTGAGCGCGTTTCTGCAGGATTATGGGTTGTACATCCTGCTCGCCGGTCTGGTCGGGTTTCTGGTGTTCGGGCGCTGGGCAGCGGTGCCGGACAATCGGTTGAAGATTGACCGGGCGTTTACCGAGCGCTGGCCGTTCAAGCGTTTCAGCCGCCAGATCAATGCGGCGCGCTTTGCCGGAAGTCTGGCGACATTGGTGTCGAGTGCGGTGCCCTTGGTCGATGCGCTCCATGCCGCCGCCGCCGTGACGCCGAACCGCTGGGTGCGGGACAAGGCGCTGGGCGTGGCGGCGCGGGTGCGCGAGGGGATTTCGCTGCGGTCGGCGATGACCGAGGCGGGGGTGTTCCCGCTGATGCTGACAGCGATCGTGGCGTCGGGCGAGGCGAGCGGGCAGCTGGGCCCGGCGCTGAGCCGCGCGGCGGATGAGCTGGACCGCGAGCTGGATGCGGTGACGAGCACGCTGGTCGCGCTGGTCGAGCCGATGGTGCTGCTGCTGATGGGTGGCATGGTGCTGATGATGGTGCTGGCGATCCTGTTGCCGATCATCAATTTAAACGATCTGGTGACGTTGTAG
- a CDS encoding type II toxin-antitoxin system RelE/ParE family toxin, whose amino-acid sequence MADIVLSRRARDDFKRIYRFIALDNEAAADRLLLAIDAKIERLRIFPEIGTPREEIAPGCTQPDARRLSRPVRI is encoded by the coding sequence ATGGCTGATATCGTCCTTTCTCGGCGAGCACGCGACGACTTCAAACGTATCTATCGGTTCATTGCGCTCGATAACGAAGCGGCCGCCGACCGGCTGTTGCTGGCCATCGACGCGAAGATCGAACGGCTTCGTATCTTCCCCGAAATCGGCACGCCGCGCGAAGAGATTGCCCCGGGGTGCACGCAGCCTGACGCACGGCGCTTATCTCGTCCTGTACGAATATAA
- a CDS encoding ribbon-helix-helix domain-containing protein: MADIERLTIVVTEPMAAKIRAAIAAGDYASTSEVVRDAMRLWSDRREFRRDELEVLREAWDSGKASGVAGPLDMKSIIREARSETDNAQPNG, from the coding sequence ATGGCAGATATTGAGCGGCTGACGATCGTCGTGACCGAACCGATGGCAGCAAAGATCAGGGCAGCAATCGCTGCTGGCGACTATGCTTCTACGAGTGAAGTCGTTCGTGATGCGATGCGGTTGTGGAGCGACCGCCGCGAATTTCGGCGCGATGAGCTGGAAGTTTTGCGCGAGGCTTGGGATTCGGGCAAGGCCAGCGGGGTCGCCGGTCCACTCGATATGAAGTCGATCATTCGAGAAGCTCGAAGCGAGACGGATAACGCACAGCCAAATGGCTGA
- the gspN gene encoding type II secretion system protein N: MLLGIAAYLLAMIATMPAGVFLKNRPWRTGIAGTVWNGEVGVAGGSKVEWNWAPLRSLTSLAFAADWKATGPDTDLGGRGLMGFGSTVLDAVSGSAHASLLTALQPDLPFTCDLVMQVEFDRIAIGGSDQILDGKLTTDPGTCTPKVGGAPAAVPSLLLTAEKIGTSTRIRITPATQRRQTLIDATLSEGGQLSVRITDDGARVLPFVGMPAGATIAGEL; the protein is encoded by the coding sequence GTGCTGCTCGGGATAGCCGCTTATCTGCTCGCGATGATCGCGACGATGCCAGCGGGCGTGTTCCTCAAGAACCGCCCATGGCGCACAGGCATCGCCGGAACCGTGTGGAACGGCGAAGTCGGCGTCGCCGGGGGCAGCAAGGTCGAATGGAACTGGGCACCGCTGCGCTCGCTCACCAGCCTCGCCTTCGCCGCCGACTGGAAAGCCACCGGCCCCGACACCGATCTCGGCGGACGCGGCCTGATGGGCTTTGGCAGCACCGTGCTCGACGCGGTCAGCGGCAGCGCCCACGCCTCGCTGCTCACCGCGCTTCAGCCCGACCTGCCCTTCACCTGCGATCTGGTAATGCAGGTCGAGTTCGACCGCATCGCCATCGGCGGATCGGATCAGATACTCGACGGCAAGCTCACCACCGACCCCGGCACCTGCACGCCCAAGGTCGGCGGCGCACCGGCCGCGGTTCCTTCGCTGCTGCTGACGGCGGAGAAGATCGGGACCAGCACCCGCATCCGCATCACCCCGGCGACGCAGCGCCGACAGACGCTGATCGACGCGACGCTCAGCGAAGGCGGGCAATTGTCAGTGCGCATCACTGATGACGGCGCGCGGGTGCTGCCGTTCGTGGGAATGCCAGCGGGCGCGACGATCGCGGGGGAATTGTAA
- a CDS encoding penicillin-binding protein activator — protein sequence MALDRRKLLQSGLLLPLALSSPSVLAADLSPSSKIKRDKRSVALLLPLSGPRAALGLSMRQAALLADSGPEITAYDTGGTAAGAALAAQNALKAKAAMILGPVTSEEVTAVAAAVADRIPVIAFSNNGVVRAPGTFVFGLTPSQVTSAVLRYARSRGVRNVVVIDDGSPWSAAAAVAAGRIQGEIGIDVRALTVVAGQPLPMAGDAPDAVLIPGSGEAVLAAARNLKETGIQLLGTVQALDHRPAALEVLNGAWIASLDPVSFGRFAGEFRARHGGDPGALAALAYDAGGVVKVLRKKGSLDAAALLAETSYTCVTGNARFRSDGSVAREMAILVASAEGYQPVAVSQGA from the coding sequence ATGGCGCTCGATCGCCGGAAGCTGCTGCAATCAGGCCTTCTGTTGCCGCTGGCATTGTCGAGTCCCTCTGTTCTGGCGGCCGATTTGAGCCCGTCGTCCAAGATCAAGCGCGACAAGCGTTCGGTGGCGTTGTTGTTGCCACTCAGCGGTCCTCGCGCCGCGCTGGGCCTTAGCATGCGTCAAGCGGCGTTGCTTGCGGATTCTGGGCCGGAAATCACGGCTTATGATACCGGCGGGACGGCGGCGGGGGCGGCGCTGGCGGCGCAGAATGCGCTGAAGGCCAAGGCCGCGATGATACTGGGGCCGGTGACCAGCGAGGAGGTGACTGCGGTTGCTGCGGCGGTGGCGGACCGGATTCCGGTGATCGCGTTCAGCAACAATGGCGTGGTGCGGGCACCGGGGACCTTCGTGTTCGGGCTGACCCCGTCGCAAGTGACCAGCGCGGTGTTGCGTTATGCGCGCTCACGCGGGGTGCGCAATGTCGTGGTGATCGACGACGGTTCGCCGTGGAGCGCTGCCGCAGCGGTGGCGGCGGGGCGGATTCAGGGCGAGATCGGGATCGACGTGCGTGCGCTGACGGTCGTGGCGGGGCAGCCGTTGCCGATGGCGGGGGACGCGCCGGATGCGGTGCTGATTCCGGGGAGTGGTGAAGCGGTGCTGGCGGCGGCGCGGAATTTGAAGGAAACCGGCATTCAGCTGCTGGGCACGGTGCAGGCGCTGGACCATCGTCCCGCCGCGCTGGAAGTGCTGAACGGCGCGTGGATCGCCAGCCTGGACCCGGTGTCGTTCGGGCGGTTTGCGGGCGAATTCCGGGCGCGGCATGGCGGCGATCCGGGGGCGCTGGCGGCACTGGCTTACGATGCCGGGGGCGTGGTGAAGGTGCTGCGCAAGAAGGGTTCGCTGGATGCGGCGGCGTTGCTGGCGGAGACGAGCTATACCTGTGTCACCGGCAACGCGCGGTTCCGCAGCGATGGCAGCGTGGCGCGGGAGATGGCGATCCTGGTGGCGAGTGCCGAAGGCTACCAGCCGGTGGCGGTGAGCCAGGGGGCGTGA
- a CDS encoding type II secretion system protein GspJ, which yields MKPAPGEDGFTLLELIISLGLFALIAVAGMGLLDSVLKVQGRTEARLGRLADLQRAMFVIQSDLDQVTRGEISGGGNGIAFTRVAAGMGGPAVPVRYDAVGGVLVRSAPQPQAMLQGVGGAVWRFRDGAAWVDRWPPSEARKAEWPRAVSVEMLVGGVPGPQGVLRRVVVLPAVPKDVP from the coding sequence GTGAAACCTGCACCGGGTGAAGATGGCTTCACTCTATTAGAACTCATTATTTCGCTTGGGCTGTTCGCGCTCATCGCCGTGGCGGGGATGGGGCTCCTCGACAGCGTGTTGAAGGTTCAGGGGCGGACCGAGGCGCGGCTGGGGCGGCTGGCCGATCTGCAACGGGCGATGTTCGTGATCCAGAGCGATCTGGATCAGGTGACGCGCGGCGAGATTTCGGGGGGCGGTAACGGGATTGCGTTTACCCGCGTCGCGGCCGGGATGGGCGGGCCGGCGGTGCCGGTGCGGTATGATGCTGTCGGCGGTGTGCTGGTGCGATCCGCGCCACAGCCACAGGCGATGTTGCAAGGTGTTGGCGGCGCGGTGTGGCGGTTCCGCGACGGGGCGGCGTGGGTGGACCGCTGGCCGCCGAGCGAGGCGCGCAAGGCGGAATGGCCGCGCGCCGTTTCGGTCGAGATGCTGGTCGGCGGGGTGCCGGGGCCACAGGGCGTGCTGCGCCGGGTGGTGGTTCTACCGGCCGTGCCGAAGGACGTTCCATGA
- a CDS encoding general secretion pathway protein GspK: protein MKRRDDEAGMILINVLMFVAIASGLVLLMISREELALDRALRGREVARAAAIVRGGELSAITALAKDAVDGPDVDHVGEPWASIGANGVAIDGGTFDLAVSDAEGRFNVNSLRSGEVSPVVLFQKLAGIAGLDETQVNEAVGYVRAMGPVSDIRPIRLLPGADPASIARLERMVTALPGNTTINLNSADPELLGILFDDPVVGERLDAIRRRNGQITLRDLSDQKVSQPPGTGFSSDTFWVRVRATIGGTAQDGATLIQRRARADKTIEAVPVARWRNAAVPPEAPAVGG from the coding sequence ATGAAACGCCGCGACGACGAGGCGGGCATGATCCTCATCAACGTACTGATGTTCGTCGCCATCGCCAGCGGGCTGGTGCTGCTGATGATCAGTCGTGAGGAACTGGCGCTGGACCGGGCATTGCGCGGACGGGAAGTGGCGCGGGCGGCGGCGATCGTGCGCGGCGGCGAATTGTCGGCGATCACGGCGCTGGCCAAAGATGCGGTGGATGGGCCGGACGTCGATCATGTCGGGGAACCGTGGGCGAGCATTGGCGCGAACGGCGTGGCGATCGATGGCGGGACGTTCGACCTGGCGGTGAGCGATGCCGAGGGGCGGTTCAACGTCAATTCGCTGCGCAGTGGCGAGGTTTCGCCGGTGGTGCTGTTCCAGAAACTCGCCGGGATCGCCGGGCTGGATGAGACGCAGGTCAATGAGGCAGTCGGCTATGTCCGGGCGATGGGGCCGGTGAGCGATATCCGCCCGATCCGGTTGCTGCCGGGGGCCGATCCGGCGTCGATCGCGCGGCTGGAGCGGATGGTGACGGCACTGCCCGGCAATACGACGATCAACCTGAACAGTGCGGACCCGGAATTGTTGGGCATCCTGTTCGACGATCCGGTGGTCGGTGAGCGGCTGGACGCGATCCGGCGGCGCAATGGGCAGATCACGTTGCGCGACTTGTCCGACCAGAAGGTGAGCCAGCCGCCGGGGACGGGGTTTAGTTCCGATACGTTTTGGGTGCGGGTGCGGGCGACGATTGGCGGGACCGCGCAGGATGGGGCGACGCTGATCCAGCGGCGGGCGCGGGCGGACAAGACAATCGAGGCGGTGCCCGTGGCGCGGTGGCGCAATGCCGCAGTGCCGCCCGAGGCACCGGCGGTTGGGGGCTGA
- a CDS encoding MerC domain-containing protein: protein MRTVMGKWFDGFAVGASALCLVHCLGLPLLIAALPAMAGRVDPGEGFHLAVLLFAIPTSTFALVEGWRRHRGVAPLFVGGAGLVLMAAGLAFGNWAVVEMAVTVAGSLLLAGAHVANWRGRRLLEGG, encoded by the coding sequence ATGCGGACGGTGATGGGGAAGTGGTTCGACGGGTTTGCGGTGGGGGCGTCGGCTTTGTGTCTGGTGCATTGCCTGGGCCTGCCGCTGTTGATCGCGGCGCTGCCCGCGATGGCCGGGCGGGTCGATCCGGGTGAGGGATTTCATCTGGCCGTGCTGTTGTTCGCGATTCCGACGAGTACGTTCGCGCTGGTCGAGGGGTGGCGGCGGCATCGTGGGGTCGCGCCGCTGTTCGTGGGCGGCGCGGGGCTGGTGCTGATGGCGGCGGGGTTGGCGTTCGGGAATTGGGCTGTCGTGGAGATGGCGGTTACGGTGGCGGGCAGTTTGTTGCTGGCCGGGGCGCATGTGGCGAACTGGCGGGGGCGGCGTCTGCTAGAGGGTGGTTAG
- the hutU gene encoding urocanate hydratase, producing the protein MTSRTDNSRRIKAATGTTLSAKSWLTEAPLRMLMNNLDAEVAEAPESLVVYGGIGRAARDWDSYDRIVTALRNLDDDQTLLVQSGKPVGVFRTHADAPRVLIANSNLVPKWATWEHFHELDRKGLAMYGQMTAGSWIYIGTQGIVQGTYETFVEVGRQHFGGDLSGKWILSAGLGGMGGAQPLAATMAGASCLAIECQPSRIEMRLKTRYLDHSATSIDEALDIIRTSPTPVSVGLLGNAAEILPELVRRGIRPDVVTDQTSAHDPINGYLPAGWTLDQWFTKRETAPHEVEVAARASMATHVRAMLDFHAQGIPTLDYGNNIRQIAKDAGVENAFAFPGFVPAYIRPLFCRGIGPFRWAALSGNPEDIYKTDAKVKELLPDNHHLHNWLDMARERIAFQGLPARICWVGLGDRHRLALAFNDMVARGELEAPIVIGRDHLDSGSVASPNRETEAMLDGSDAVSDWPLLNALLNTASGATWVSLHHGGGVGMGYSQHSGMVIVADGTADAARRLERVLWNDPAMGVMRHADAGYDIAKDCAREMGLDLPGIL; encoded by the coding sequence ATGACCAGCAGAACCGACAACAGCCGCCGCATCAAGGCCGCCACCGGCACCACGCTATCCGCCAAAAGCTGGCTCACCGAAGCCCCCTTGCGCATGCTGATGAACAACCTCGACGCCGAGGTTGCCGAAGCGCCCGAATCCCTCGTCGTCTATGGCGGCATCGGCCGCGCCGCACGCGACTGGGACAGCTATGACCGCATCGTCACCGCACTGCGCAACCTCGACGACGATCAGACCCTGCTCGTTCAGTCCGGCAAGCCCGTTGGCGTGTTCCGCACCCATGCCGACGCCCCGCGCGTCCTGATCGCAAACTCCAACCTCGTCCCCAAATGGGCGACGTGGGAGCATTTCCACGAACTCGATCGCAAGGGGCTGGCGATGTACGGCCAGATGACCGCCGGATCGTGGATCTATATCGGCACACAGGGCATCGTTCAGGGCACATACGAAACCTTCGTCGAGGTCGGTCGCCAGCATTTCGGCGGTGACCTGTCCGGCAAATGGATCCTCAGCGCCGGCCTCGGCGGCATGGGCGGCGCACAACCGTTGGCGGCGACGATGGCGGGCGCGTCGTGCCTCGCGATCGAATGCCAGCCCAGCCGGATCGAGATGCGCCTGAAAACCCGCTATCTCGATCACAGCGCCACCAGCATCGACGAAGCGCTCGACATCATCCGCACCTCGCCCACCCCCGTTTCGGTCGGCCTGCTCGGCAACGCGGCGGAAATCCTCCCCGAACTCGTCCGGCGCGGCATCCGCCCCGATGTCGTGACCGATCAGACCAGCGCACACGATCCCATCAACGGCTACCTCCCCGCAGGCTGGACCCTCGACCAGTGGTTCACCAAGCGCGAAACCGCGCCCCACGAAGTGGAGGTCGCCGCCCGCGCGTCAATGGCCACCCACGTCCGCGCCATGCTCGATTTCCACGCGCAGGGCATTCCCACGCTCGACTACGGCAACAACATCCGTCAGATCGCGAAGGACGCGGGCGTCGAGAACGCTTTCGCCTTTCCCGGCTTCGTCCCCGCCTATATCCGCCCGCTCTTCTGCCGCGGCATCGGCCCGTTCCGATGGGCCGCACTGTCGGGCAATCCGGAGGACATCTACAAGACCGATGCGAAGGTGAAGGAACTCCTCCCCGACAACCATCACCTCCACAACTGGCTCGACATGGCGCGCGAACGCATCGCGTTTCAGGGGCTGCCCGCCCGCATTTGCTGGGTCGGCCTGGGCGACCGCCACCGCCTCGCGCTCGCCTTCAACGACATGGTCGCGAGGGGCGAACTCGAAGCCCCCATCGTCATCGGCCGCGACCACCTCGACAGCGGCTCCGTCGCCAGCCCGAACCGCGAAACCGAAGCAATGCTGGACGGCAGCGACGCCGTCTCCGACTGGCCGCTCCTGAACGCCCTCCTCAACACCGCCAGCGGTGCTACCTGGGTCTCCCTCCACCACGGCGGCGGCGTCGGCATGGGCTATTCCCAGCACAGCGGGATGGTCATCGTCGCGGACGGCACGGCGGATGCGGCACGGCGGCTGGAGCGTGTGCTGTGGAACGACCCCGCGATGGGCGTGATGCGGCACGCCGATGCCGGGTATGACATCGCCAAGGACTGCGCGCGGGAAATGGGGCTGGATTTGCCGGGGATATTGTAG
- the hutG gene encoding N-formylglutamate deformylase, giving the protein MILTIRNDGPLIVSIPHAGLELPEEIAPKLVSPKRARYDADLYIDELYAFAFTLGATIVRTTTSRTAIDVNRDPSGVTLYPGQFTTGLCPTETFDGLPLYRPGHEPDAAEIARRRTAYFDPYHAALTAEIARLKSRHAAIVLYEAHSIRSTVPRLFDGRLAEFNIGTNSGQSCAPELPQSIAAICARQERSHVVDGRFKGGWTTRHYGQSATGVHAIQMELAMRTYLEEVPEADWPPPWDPVIAAGAQMTLRPILTAALNFASAQL; this is encoded by the coding sequence ATGATCCTCACCATCCGCAACGACGGCCCGCTGATCGTCAGCATCCCCCATGCCGGGCTCGAACTCCCGGAAGAGATCGCACCCAAACTCGTCTCGCCGAAACGCGCCCGCTATGACGCCGACCTCTATATCGACGAACTCTACGCCTTCGCCTTCACGCTCGGCGCGACCATCGTCCGCACCACCACCTCCCGCACCGCGATCGACGTCAACCGCGACCCCAGCGGCGTGACCCTCTATCCCGGCCAGTTCACCACCGGCCTCTGCCCCACCGAAACCTTCGACGGCCTCCCCCTCTACCGCCCCGGCCACGAGCCCGACGCCGCCGAAATCGCCCGCCGCCGCACGGCATATTTCGACCCGTACCACGCCGCCTTGACCGCCGAGATCGCGCGCCTCAAATCCCGCCACGCCGCGATCGTCCTCTACGAAGCCCATTCGATCCGCAGCACCGTCCCGCGCCTGTTCGACGGCCGCCTCGCTGAATTCAACATCGGCACCAACAGCGGTCAGTCCTGCGCCCCCGAACTCCCGCAATCCATCGCCGCAATCTGTGCCCGGCAGGAACGCAGCCACGTGGTCGATGGCCGCTTCAAGGGCGGCTGGACCACGCGCCATTACGGCCAATCCGCCACCGGCGTCCACGCGATCCAGATGGAACTCGCGATGCGCACCTATCTGGAGGAAGTACCAGAGGCCGACTGGCCCCCGCCCTGGGACCCCGTCATCGCCGCCGGTGCGCAAATGACGCTCCGCCCGATCCTCACCGCTGCCCTAAATTTCGCGAGCGCCCAGCTATGA
- the hutH gene encoding histidine ammonia-lyase, which yields MILPGNTPLSTWRAIYRGEPAPLDLSCHDRIAASADAVQAILSRHEPVYGINTGFGKLASVRIGDEDLETLQRNIVLSHAAGVGDPMPAPVVRLMIALKLASLAQGHSGVKPATIAMLQDMLDRGITPVIPAQGSVGASGDLAPLAHLAAAMIGVGEVDMGPQRLPAKTMLGALTLGPKEGLALLNGTQFSTAYALAALFETERMFRAALVTGALATEAAKGSDTPFDPRIHALRGHRGQIEVAQTLATLMSGSAIRASHAIDDERVQDPYCLRCQPQVMGACLDLIRQAATTLAIESNGVTDNPLIFPDTGEALSGGNFHAEPVAFAADMLALAICEIGSITERRIAMLVDPALSGLPAFLTPRPGLNSGFMIPQVTAAALVSENKQRATPASVDSIPTSANQEDHVSMAGHGARRLLEMTANLSHIIGIEYLAAAQGCDFHAPLTSSEPLEAARALLREQVPHLEDDRHFAPDIATATALVRSGALGEGLPDLLP from the coding sequence ATGATCCTTCCCGGCAACACTCCGCTCAGCACCTGGCGCGCCATCTATCGCGGCGAGCCCGCCCCGCTCGACCTCTCATGCCACGACAGGATCGCCGCCAGCGCCGACGCGGTTCAAGCCATCCTGTCGCGCCACGAACCCGTCTACGGCATCAACACCGGCTTCGGAAAACTCGCCAGCGTCCGCATCGGCGACGAAGACCTCGAAACCCTTCAGCGCAACATCGTGCTCAGCCACGCGGCCGGCGTCGGCGACCCCATGCCCGCCCCGGTCGTCCGCCTGATGATCGCGCTCAAACTCGCCAGCCTCGCCCAAGGGCATAGCGGCGTGAAGCCCGCGACCATCGCGATGCTTCAGGACATGCTCGACCGCGGCATCACCCCCGTCATCCCGGCACAGGGATCGGTCGGTGCCAGCGGCGATCTCGCCCCGCTCGCCCACCTCGCCGCCGCGATGATCGGCGTCGGCGAAGTCGATATGGGCCCGCAACGCCTCCCCGCCAAAACCATGCTCGGCGCGCTCACCCTCGGACCCAAGGAAGGCCTCGCGCTCCTCAACGGCACGCAATTCAGCACCGCCTACGCCCTCGCCGCGCTGTTCGAGACCGAGCGCATGTTCCGCGCCGCGCTTGTCACCGGCGCACTAGCGACCGAAGCCGCCAAAGGCTCCGACACCCCCTTCGACCCCCGCATCCACGCGCTTCGCGGCCATCGCGGCCAGATCGAGGTCGCGCAGACCCTCGCCACCCTGATGTCCGGCTCCGCCATCCGCGCCAGCCACGCGATCGACGACGAACGCGTGCAGGACCCCTACTGCCTGCGCTGCCAGCCGCAGGTCATGGGCGCGTGCCTAGACCTGATCCGACAGGCCGCAACCACCCTCGCCATCGAATCCAATGGCGTCACCGACAATCCACTGATCTTCCCGGACACCGGTGAGGCCCTGTCCGGTGGCAATTTCCACGCCGAACCCGTCGCCTTCGCCGCCGACATGCTCGCGCTCGCCATCTGCGAGATCGGCAGCATCACCGAACGCCGCATCGCCATGCTGGTCGATCCCGCCCTCTCCGGTCTCCCCGCGTTTCTCACCCCGCGCCCGGGTCTCAACTCCGGCTTCATGATCCCGCAAGTCACCGCCGCCGCCTTGGTCAGCGAAAACAAGCAACGCGCAACCCCCGCCAGCGTCGATTCGATCCCCACCAGCGCCAATCAGGAGGATCACGTCTCGATGGCCGGCCACGGCGCGCGCCGCCTGCTGGAGATGACCGCCAACCTCTCCCACATCATCGGCATCGAATATCTCGCCGCCGCACAGGGCTGTGACTTCCACGCCCCGCTCACCTCCAGCGAGCCGCTCGAAGCCGCGCGCGCCCTGCTCCGCGAACAAGTCCCCCACCTCGAAGACGACCGTCACTTCGCCCCCGACATCGCCACCGCCACCGCGCTCGTCCGCAGCGGCGCGCTGGGCGAGGGTTTGCCGGACCTCCTGCCATGA